From the Telopea speciosissima isolate NSW1024214 ecotype Mountain lineage chromosome 9, Tspe_v1, whole genome shotgun sequence genome, the window CATTTAGTCTCGGACCcaccgaaatttctgaaattttggtGTAATTTTGCCGAGATTTGGAATTATGCTGATAATGTGCTGGGAATAGCTGCTTGATATAGTAGGAAATAGGATAGAATATATCTCTTTAAATAACTGATCGATCTCCTTTTTAATTCTGGAAGTAAATGCACTTCAATTCTGGGAGTAAATCCACTTTAATTCTGCTGGACGATAAAGGGGGATGAACCTGGATAGATTCTTGCTCCATCGAATCAACCAAGAACCAGGCCACATCAGTGATCAGACCAGGCCGTCTCCCACAGCAATTCTGGACTGGTTTTTGGACCTTGTTCCTTCGGCTACACCTGTGCTGGACAAGAATATAGTGTAACTGTCAAGGCCAAGGAGAAGATTTCCTTTGGGCTTCTGTCTGTAGTGTGTTTCCTGATATATCCATATCTGACATTAGAAGAGGCTAGGGGTCATTTTTTCTGTAGTTTCTAGTTTTCTTGTTGAATAGCCTCTGTCTTTGGGGCCTTGTAAAGTACATTAGgctttttaattaaatttttgtCTGACttctcaaaaaaaagaaagaaagatgaacAACATTTTTTAATGCTTTATGGGTGAATGAAGGGAATAAGTTAAGATTAGTCTCTAAATTTGCTGCTGACTCagtattttaaatttataatCGGAGGGCCTAATGTTGTTTGTGAAATCTGATTATTTATCACTTagtatttcattattttctaaCAACCTATGAAGGGAAGTATGAAACAAGTTTGAGCTCATATTGGCACTGGATAAATCATGGACTGGGAGAGATGAGAGCTAGTAGGCCTAGGACCATCCTTAGAAGATGGTGGCACACTAGCATTTGCAGATCCTCGCCAGGAAAAAAGGTCCCCCTTTTAGTTGCCTTTGTTTTAGATGGCAGGCCAACCAAATTGTAACCTATTAACTCTGTAtatggtgtttgttatttttttttgtttgggtgggGAAGAGCATGAAAGGGTTAGCACACCCTTTGCTTTGGAAAGGGGGATTTTTAAAATGAGAGGCTTGTTATTTGGACTCCCCATGGTTGGTGTAAAGGTGTTGGTTCAACCGCTGAGCTATATTGGAATTTTaggatattttcaaaaaagtgcaTTCAGAAAAGCTGTTTTTACACTTAAAACTTAGGACCAGTTGTTGTATAAAGTGAAATAGTCACCAAGAGGACTTTGGGTAATTGTAATTGGAAGGGAAAGATGGGCTCCCTGTGCCAAATGATTTTTTGGAAAGTATAATTCCCTTTATGCTGCCTTTATATCTTTGAATTCAAAAATTTCATGGAACTGTGTGTGACTTGTGTATTATGAGGCCAGATCTGCCCACATCATGACAATTGGTTTTTTATCTGACCAGTTCAACTCCTACAACCTATAGAAGTTCCAACCTCCACCTGAATTCATGGGTGCAAGAATTGCATCACCCTCTTTGGAGGAAATAGGATACTTTGTTTGAAGCTTGCTTTTATCacagcaaattttttttaagaatgtCTAATAAAGAAGTCAATAGGATAGGATTTGGAATAGAGATGACTCCTACGATAGCTGCTCTGTTTGAGTGGTGGCTATCTCTGCTTTGGTAATTCGAAGCTAGACTCAGTTTCTTCCATGAAATGGTTTGAATTTTCATGATTCCGGAATTCCAGATGAAGAGGTGATCTTAAGTATTTTAATTAGATGGGCTGACCTTCTGGCTAGTACTCCTCATTTCTTAGTCTGTTAAACTTTGGACTGATTATTGTTCATGCAACCTGGAAAATAAAGTTGCTCAAGGATTGGAGGTTAGGAATGGTCGTCCTGTTCTGACATCCCTCAAAAGCCATGAAGAGAAGCACATGTGTGGTTGCTGGGTGAAGTTATGGTCTGTGGCTTTTGGGAATGTGTATATGAGaatatgaaaataaattttttctgTGTTTTACCACCATGGACACCAATAGCTGTCATGATAATGAGAATGTACCAGGAAATGAATTTGGTTTGAGCTTAACTGATTCTTTATGATACTTGCATGTCTGCCAGGTCATATTCTCAATCTACATTTATTATCGATTCCTGTCACTTTGTACACCACTTTGTTAGACACTACAATCACATACAAAGACAGATTAGTAAGGGTCTGTTTGATAATGTTCTTCTGGAgtatttctgtgttttttatgtTCCTTTGGAACAGTATGATGACAGAAACATGTTTGGTAATCTGGTTTGTTTCTCTGTTCTTTAGTAATGAACCAGGCATTTGGAACACTATTTTTTGAGAGAGATTAACAAAATTAAATTTGTTCTGTGTTCCAGCAATGCaattgaaggggggggggacttccaatctctctctccccgCCCCTGTCCTCTGCAACCCCCCgtctctctcatctcctcctctccatctctctcatctcccccCTCTCCCCATCTCTCATCTCCCCCACCCTTGCGCCAGCTCACCCCCAAGCTTTGAACTGCCCCACCCCATGTCCGCCGAGGCCTTGAGTAGGTCTTCAAACTCAAACGGTCAAATGCTTTTGAAGAACACCACCTTACTTCAATCTATCGCCATTTGTTCTATCACAATCCCCACAATGGCACCGGTTCGGAGCTCCTTACTCTAGCTGATCCTCAGGTCCCGTTGAGGTGGTTGCCATCAACAATGGAGAACTTAAAACGTTGGTATTGGTGTACTTGAAACATTGATGAGAAGCTGAATACACATGAAGATGGATAGCAGGTTAAAGAAACGGAGGAGAATATTGTTGGTGGCATCGCTTAGCCATTATTTCTTTAAGTTGAATCACCTCGCATCTCAGCTGGGTCTGCCATTTCCTCgctcttcctttcctcttctgcCTATGTTCCACCACTTGTCGGCATCTCCCCCTGTAAGCAGCAAAGAGAGAGAACCTCCTTGTCTCTCTGTTCACATTCGCTGCCCAAAAGATGTTGCTGTGAGCTTCTCTTTCATTCCAGCTCGTACCTTCTTTTTTCCATTGGAAGAAGTAAGAACTTTCCTCTGTTTCAGGATTTGTCGTCTGCAAGtgtttttggtttgggttgggAACTCAATATTTGGAGATTTCACCTGGAAAAGTAAAGGGGGCGTTGCTTTAATGCTTCGGAAAGAGCGCTCTTGAAAGATGTGTGTTTCTAAATGAATATAAGAAGAGTCATGGATTCATTGGTTTACTGGTTGTAACCTAAGGATTGCATAATTTATTCGAGGatgggagggagagggagatgaCCCTGCCTGCTCAGCAGCGGACGCTGTGCCATGAGGAAGTGCAGGCTCCGTCACCTGATGTCCAGTTGTTGAGGAGGTTGTCGTGGGTGTTGGTCTGTTCAACAGTGTAGAAGAAGGCAAGGAAGAAGGTGAGAAGAGGATAcagaagaggaggaaagagagaagtgTTCTTTGTTACTAAACACATTACTAACTTGCAGAAATGCatctcaagaaacaaaaaagaaaaatctgacTCAGAAATATTCCTATGGAACAGAAACGTTATCAAGCAGACTCTATAGAGAGACCATAACTTCACAGATATAGAATGGTGTTGTTTTTACTGATACCTATTGTGAAGTAAGGACTTTCTAAAAGTATTATTCTTCTGTGGCAATCTCATAAATGGCTAGCACTCTCAAAGCAACTTAGGTTCAGGTTATGATATTTCATTCTCTGGATACATTGTGGGCAAATAAGTTTGGGATTGATCTAACAAAATCCCGGATTAAGATGAATGCGATTTTTGTATTCATTTGCTTATTCCAGGACCTACAATCCCACTGGAGTCTGATGTGGTTAACCTAATACTATTGATTGTAAAGAGTGTTTGGTAATGGTTATTTGTTCACTTGTATGGAATAACAGACATTATTGTTAGAGGTTTTTCTGAAGGACACTGCTACTGCTTATTCCAGCCTtagaatatttatttttaaatataatatctGCCACCTTTGAGAGCACAATACTAGGAAATGTCTGGGATGAAAACTAGAAACTAAGTCTTTTGATAGTTCTGTAAATTTAATCATTTTTGTAACAGAAAGAGGCGGTACAAGTCTTTTGGCCAAGTCCTTAGTTTTTAGGAATATTGATAGCAATATGGTACTCAAGGAATCGAAATGCTTGCCAAGAATAAGTAGGAATTTTCTATATGCTGGTTGGTTTGCTTCATGTTAGATCAAACTCAACAGAACCAATTGTCAGTGCCTAGGGTTCAGGATCTGCCAGCCAGACTTCAAATTTCTCTGCACTATGTTTAGTTACTAGTAGATCTtctaaatattaatatttattcAACAGGCTCATGCCATTTCTTTGGTCCTGTTTCTTGCCTCTTGAAAGACTTGGTCAAAGGGAACTAAGTTGAACAAGGCAAAGGAGACTCCTACATATTGGCATGGATCAATCTgaagagcagcagcaacagcagccagCGATAGGATCAAGTTCAGCTCAATTGTCCTACTCTACCCCCTACCAAACTGGAGCTATGGTGGTGTCAGGGGCCCCTGCAGTAGCAGTCACTTCAACCCAGACGGCAGCTGGCTTCTCTGCTTACCAGCAGGCTCAGCAGTTccagcaacaacagcagcagcaacaacagcagcagcttCATGTTTTCTGGACCAACCAGATCCAAGAGATTGAGCAAACAGCTGACTTCAAGAACCACAGCCTCCCGCTTGCGAGgatcaagaaaataatgaagGCTGATGAGGATGTCCGTATGATATCGGCTGAGGCTCCAGTTGTATTTGCAAAAGCCTGCGAGATGTTCATCTTGGAATTGACATTGCGGTCATGGATCCATACGGAGGAGAACAAGCGACGGACACTGCAGAAGAATGACATTGCTGCT encodes:
- the LOC122640940 gene encoding nuclear transcription factor Y subunit C-2-like — encoded protein: MDQSEEQQQQQPAIGSSSAQLSYSTPYQTGAMVVSGAPAVAVTSTQTAAGFSAYQQAQQFQQQQQQQQQQQLHVFWTNQIQEIEQTADFKNHSLPLARIKKIMKADEDVRMISAEAPVVFAKACEMFILELTLRSWIHTEENKRRTLQKNDIAAAITRTDIFDFLVDIVPRDELKEEGLGIPRVPTIGAPADSIPYYYVPPPHQVGAPAAAALYASQPRPSVPYVPSIPWPNPPQQQQTQQSQQQHTNA